Proteins from one Podarcis raffonei isolate rPodRaf1 chromosome 1, rPodRaf1.pri, whole genome shotgun sequence genomic window:
- the PTGER2 gene encoding prostaglandin E2 receptor EP2 subtype, with product MNTTSCEAALELRPPSGESPASAALMFAAGVLGNVTALGLLLRARARRRARRERLAPFHVLVMALVLTDLLGTCLLSPVVLAAYGRRRTLRGLSDGGGVCLYFAFAMSFFSLATMGCLGAMALERSLAIGAPYLYERLLSARPVAPLLLAALPALYALAAAFCSLPLLGFGRYVQYCPGTWCFIQMHFPRAGGAAELSSGGAFSLLYASLLLLLILAVLLCNLSVIVNLLRMQRRGKATRRATAAAAAAASSSSSSQLRQTESSDGQGPSPRCAARKQLSMFEELDHLILLAIITITFAVCSLPFTVRAFMNHFDPGVDYKEDLQAMRFLSFNSIIDPWVFAILRPPILRVIRSVLCCRMPLKPRTTDRQRPPFAKPKPVEQAGICRQ from the exons ATGAACACCACGAGCTGCGAGGCGGCGCTGGAGCTGCGTCCGCCGTCGGGCGAGAGCCCGGCCAGCGCGGCGCTCATGTTCGCGGCCGGTGTGCTGGGCAACGTGACGgcgctggggctgctgctgcggGCGCGGGCTCGCCGTCGGGCTCGCCGGGAGCGCCTGGCGCCCTTCCACGTCTTGGTGATGGCGCTGGTACTGACGGACCTGCTGGGCACGTGTTTGCTGAGCCCGGTCGTGCTGGCAGCCTACGGGCGCCGGCGGACGCTGCGCGGCTTGTCCGACGGCGGCGGCGTGTGCCTCTACTTCGCCTTCGCCATGAGCTTCTTCAGCCTGGCCACGATGGGTTGCTTGGGAGCCATGGCGCTGGAGCGCAGCCTGGCCATCGGCGCGCCCTACCTTTACGAGCGCCTCCTGAGCGCCCGCCCCGTCGCGCCGCTCCTGCTGGCCGCCCTGCCGGCCCTCTACGCGCTGGCCGCCGCCTTCTGCTCCCTGCCGCTGCTCGGCTTCGGCCGCTACGTCCAGTACTGCCCGGGCACCTGGTGCTTCATCCAGATGCACTTCCCGCGGGCCGGGGGCGCGGCGGAGCTGTCGTCGGGGGGCGCCTTCTCGCTCCTCTAcgcgtcgctgctgctgctgctcatcctGGCCGTGCTGCTCTGCAACCTCAGCGTCATCGTCAACCTGCTCCGCATGCAGCGGAGGGGCAAAGCCACCCGACGGGCGACCGcagctgcagccgccgccgcttcgtcctcctcctcttcccagctcCGTCAGACGGAGTCCTCCGACGGCCAGGGGCCCAGCCCCAGGTGCGCGGCCAGGAAGCAGCTGTCCATGTTCGAGGAGCTGGATCACCTCATCCTCCtggccatcatcaccatcaccttcGCTGTGTGCTCCCTGCCTTTCACG GTCCGTGCCTTTATGAACCATTTTGACCCGGGTGTGGATTACAAGGAAGACCTTCAGGCAATGCGGTTCCTGTCCTTCAACTCCATCATTGACCCCTGGGTGTTTGCCATCCTCCGGCCCCCCATCCTGAGGGTGATACGCTCTGTCCTCTGCTGCCGGATGCCCCTAAAACCACGAACTACGGACAGGCAGAGGCCTCCCTTTGCCAAACCAAAGCCCGTCGAACAGGCTGGCATTTGCAGGCAGTGA